Proteins encoded within one genomic window of Nostoc sp. UHCC 0870:
- the tnpC gene encoding IS66 family transposase yields the protein MSPEEKDQKIERLEQENKALRERIAELERSLGLDSKTSSKPPASDGLKKSSKIRIKSLREKGKRPSGGQIGHPGQTLEQVLKPEKIVEHPTPCSCPGCGCDIGVVGVKKIIKRQVFDIPAPRIVVTEHRVAVKECPKCKILLQGSFPESVTAPVQYGARIRAVAAYLNHQHFIPEDRLSEVLLDLFGCQMTPGTIANTTKTLAKIIEPVVIEIASEVKASPVKHLDETGLRIGGKTNWLHVVSTQTETWYRVAPKRKDIEVLDDIKGVVVHDHWKPYYQLLGVNHALCNAHHLRELKALEEIEQESWAKSMKKLLLLACNYKHRYPQGIPENIIARINQLYERIIKRGLDFHFCQIPLNRKGNRGRVKRRIGHNLLLRLKNYVDDVLLFLTELDVPFTNNQAERDLRMMKCKQKISGGFRSFDFAVSFANIRSFLSTASKRHLNLLEVITDALLGNVSVFLSSNPTS from the coding sequence ATGAGTCCAGAAGAAAAAGATCAAAAAATAGAGAGACTGGAGCAAGAAAATAAAGCACTGCGGGAACGGATAGCAGAGCTAGAAAGGAGTTTGGGACTAGATAGCAAAACAAGCTCAAAACCACCAGCCAGCGACGGACTCAAAAAGTCAAGCAAAATACGGATAAAAAGTTTAAGAGAAAAAGGAAAGCGGCCATCAGGAGGACAGATAGGTCATCCAGGGCAGACATTAGAACAAGTATTGAAGCCAGAGAAAATAGTAGAACATCCCACACCATGCTCATGTCCAGGATGCGGATGTGATATTGGGGTTGTAGGAGTCAAAAAAATTATTAAGCGACAAGTATTTGATATACCAGCCCCAAGAATCGTAGTCACAGAACATAGAGTAGCAGTCAAAGAATGTCCAAAATGTAAAATTCTCCTACAAGGGAGTTTTCCAGAATCTGTAACAGCACCAGTACAATATGGAGCGAGAATTAGAGCAGTTGCGGCTTATCTAAATCACCAACATTTTATTCCTGAAGACAGATTGAGTGAAGTGCTGCTGGATTTATTTGGTTGTCAAATGACACCAGGGACAATTGCAAATACAACAAAGACACTTGCCAAGATCATAGAACCAGTTGTAATTGAGATTGCGTCGGAGGTCAAAGCATCGCCTGTTAAACATCTAGACGAGACGGGATTGAGGATTGGTGGTAAAACCAATTGGTTGCACGTAGTTTCAACCCAAACAGAAACATGGTATCGAGTTGCGCCTAAACGCAAAGACATTGAAGTATTGGATGATATCAAGGGTGTAGTAGTCCACGACCACTGGAAGCCATATTATCAACTCCTTGGTGTCAATCACGCCTTGTGCAACGCCCATCATCTGCGTGAACTCAAAGCCTTGGAGGAAATTGAGCAAGAATCTTGGGCTAAGTCAATGAAAAAGCTTTTGCTCTTAGCCTGCAATTATAAACATCGCTATCCTCAAGGTATTCCTGAAAATATTATTGCTCGCATCAATCAACTCTATGAGCGAATTATCAAACGGGGTCTTGATTTTCACTTCTGTCAAATACCTTTAAACCGCAAAGGTAATCGGGGTCGGGTGAAACGACGAATTGGACATAACTTATTGTTGCGGCTTAAAAATTATGTTGATGATGTTTTACTGTTTTTGACAGAACTGGATGTTCCGTTTACTAATAATCAAGCAGAACGTGACTTGCGGATGATGAAGTGTAAGCAGAAAATTTCCGGTGGTTTTCGCTCCTTCGATTTTGCGGTTTCATTTGCCAATATTCGTTCTTTTCTTTCCACTGCATCTAAGCGTCATCTTAATCTATTGGAAGTTATTACTGATGCGTTACTTGGTAATGTCTCTGTTTTCCTTTCCTCAAATCCTACTAGCTAG